The genomic segment GCGGAGCGGCCGCGGGAAGCGAAGCGAGCGGCGCAGCATCGTACTGCATTCTGATGGAGCCCATTTGCCCCTCGCCGGGCACGATCAAACCGTAGTTGAAGCTCTGCACTTGGTAGGCAGGACCTTTGCCAGCGATTGTCTTGCCGCTCTCGCGCAGCTTTGCGAATGTCGGTGCATTGCTCAGAGTGGCGTTCTCGAATCCGATCTCGGTGAGCGGACTGTTCTCAAGGCTGATGGTGACGACCGGCCCGCTGATGTTCTCGAAGCGCGAATCCTTTACCCAGAGCTGGTCTGGATATCCTTCATCGATATCGATTGCTTTTGGCACGTTTCGGAACGAATCGCGGATCAAGGTCAATCCGACTTCGTGCTCGCGAATGGCGGCTTCGCGCTGGCCATCGAATGTCGAATCAATGAGCGTGAACTGCCAGGCGGGCGAAGTGTTCTCAGTTAGGATGCCGTTACGGCCTGCATAAAAGTGCAGGTCTTCAGCCTCGTTGCCTGCCTGATAGACAGCGGCGAGGCCTGAGCCAATGTGGAAATCCATGTGAGCGAGAAACGAGTGCTGGGCCACATGAAAGCGGACCGCCACTGCTGCCGGATTCCCCTCTCCGATTTCGAAATCGATGTTGCTCATGGCCGAATAGAATGTGTTCGGATTTGCGTCCGCTACGTCGTTGTTCGGAGGAACCGTGCCGGGAGGGGGAAAGGCAATGCGCTCTCCAGCTCGCGGGCGCTCGTGAGGCGTAAGGCCGGCGAACATCACCATCACGCCCATGCCTTTCTGAAAGCCGGGAGTGTTCGGAGGCAGCACAAACACAGGGCGCGTGGCGCCATACCCGATGAGCCGCACGCCCGGCCATAGATAGACCGTGTGCGTGATGGTGTAGCGGGCGGCGGGGACAAACACAATGCCTTCGCGACCAGTGCCTGAGGCCTTATCAATGGCTGATTGCAGCGTGGCGGAGCTGTCGGCTGATCCGGGAGGCGCAACGAGATAGATGGCTTTGGGATCCTCAAGGCGGGTGGTGATGAGAGACGAGGCGAATGCAGACGAGCAAAAGCAAAGGATGGCGACGGCCAGCACAGCTTTGTTCATGTGGCTCCCGGAGACGGTGGTTTCGGGCTGGACTGCGAAGTCCAGCATAACGGACGGCCGCTCGGGTTCACCTTAGAAGGGCTGGTTTCGCGTCGGCTTTACCGTTACGATGATGCGTCGGTACTGCGTCAGGCGCGGCGATCCGTCGTCGGTCACGGCCAGAATGATGTGGGCCACGCCGTCGCCGCGGCACGGGATCATCCCCTTCAGCCATGCAGCCCGACAGGGCGAATTTGCAGTCAGCTTTACCGTCGTGTTGCCATTGCCGGCTATCGACACGTCCGCGCCGTTCACTCCCGAAAGGCCGGCTTCCGGATAGAGGAACCAGTTGTAGGTGAGCTTGTTGTTGTCGGGGTCGCTGGTTCCAGTTGCGTCCAGCGTCACCGTCTCGCCAGCTTTCATTTCCATCTCGATCGGTTCGGTGCCTTCCTTTCCATTCACCACGACGACGGGCTCGTGATTCGCGTGGGCGAAATCTTTGATTGTCCAATCCATGCGCGCAGCAAAGTCATTCTGGTATGCCTCACGCCATCGCCAGATGGTCGCCTGGTCGGAGGTGTGAACCTTGCCGTCTATGCCGGGGACTTCGTCCTGCGAGCTCCTGCGGAAGAACTCATCGCCGCCTTGCGTCCAAATGGCGTGCGTTTCGCCATAGGGCTGCAGGCAGACGTAGCGTCCGCCCCAACCTCCCCAGTCGGGCCGGCGATATGCGTTCAGCCCGTTGTCGATGAGTCCCAGATAACTCGGTGTGTCGCCCTCCATGATGAACACGAATTTGGGATACACCATTCCCAATGGACCCTTGGCGCGAATTTTCTTGTCTAGCCATTCATTTGTGACCAGGCTGGTGTCAGCCCCTTCGCCGTTGCGGTAGTAGATGTCGCCACTGATGCCGGTCCAGGTCGCGGCGTAATACGAATCGCTGTTGGCGCGGCTCGGATTCACCACATAGAAGAGCGATGGAAACTCCTTCCGGATCCACGGCCCCGCGTCATCCTGGTCAGAGATTGAGGAGACTCGCAGTCCCGCGATGATTCGATTCAGTTCTTCAGAACTCACCTCCGCGCGCAGGTCCATCAACGCCTGCGCGAGGGTATTGGCGCCGCCCCAGAGGCAAATCCACAGCGGACGCGAGTCTTGTCGCTTCATAGCCTCCATGAGGGCCCTAGATCCTGCGGAGGCGTTGCCGGCGCCGGTGCCATCCATTCCATACGCCGGCTGACCCGTGTAAACACGCTCATCGAGTTGGCTGGCTTCAGGCCATCCCTTCGCATGAAGCAGGAGGTTCGGACGCACCCGACCAAAGGCCGCGATCAACTGGTGCATCGTTTCCGGATGCGTCGCGGCCTTCTGCCATGTGCTGGTCGCGGCGATGAGCGCCTCGAGATCGATCTCGTCGGAGTACAGTAGCAGGCGAACCAACGACATCTGGTCGTCGGGCTCATTGCCGATGTCGGTAATAATGATCGCCCTAGGCTTGCCGTGGAAGGTGTCCACCGGCTGCGGCGCACCGAACTGGGCGAATCCACTAGCTACAAGCGCGCCCATTGCCAGTGATAATGTCAGCAGCGTTCTGCCTGGCCTGCACATATCTCCTCCCATCGTTTGAAGACGTTGCCATCGCTCATCCGGGCACGGCCCTCAATAGCGCCAGCTGGTAACGTCAGCGTCCTTTGGTGCGGTCTGCTCGATGCGCTGCATGATCTTCGGCACGTACATGGTCTCGTAGTGCAGGCGGCTGTACGCGTTTGGGAGGGATGGATCGCCGTTCCAGCAGTGCTCCGCGCGAGGGCCATAGGCTACCTCCGCATGGGCGGGTGGATTCGCGGCCTCGAGGAAGTCCTGGAGGAGATACACAGCGTTGTTCAGCATGTAGCTATCGTCGTAACCCACATACACATGCAGCTTGCCGTCGAGTTTCGGCTGCAGCTGCGACCATTCGCGCTGCAGTTTGGCGGTGAGATCATAGTGTTCGTGCCAGTATTGCGCGATGGTGTGATCGATGGCGCCTGTTTGTTTGTCGAAGATCGGGGCGGGGTAGCCATCAGCACCCACCGGTGAAAAGACGGCTTGCCAGATATCGTACTGCTCACCAGAGCGGCCGTGATCGCCGAGCGCGGCTTCGTACTGATTGACGCCCCGCTGCGTGATCAATGTGTGGCCAAGGTAGTCGCGCATAGAGGGCTGCTCTATCTGCTTGTTTGCGCCGGGAATGAAATATGCGTTCGCATCCTTATAGATGTCGATGTTGGTGTAGGCGTGGAAGTCGACCGGATCTGGGCAGGCAATGAACGCGCCGTTGTAGTGATCGGGATAGAAAACCTGCGCGGCCATGGCCTCCCAGCCACCGGTTGAGCCCCCGTAGAGGAAACGAGCCCAGCCCTGGCCGATGGCGCGAAATTTCTTTTCAACCGCGGGGATCAACTCGGTCTCGATGGCCTCGCCGTAGGGACCGAGGTTGGCCGAATCGACCGCATAGCTGTCGTCATAGAACGGATTGGCGGTCTGGATTCTTACAACGAGAAATCGCGGGAAATCCTTAGAGATCCAGGTCTGGTAGAGCTTGTACGCCTCCTGCTGCTGGATGCGGTTGTAACCCGCGAGGTGGAAGCGCTCAGAGTAATCGGGCTTGAGGTTCGGGTCAGGGGGAGTAGTACGGAACTCCTCGAACCCATCGTCGAAGTGGTCTTCAAACAACATCAGCGGGAAGCGCGCGTCGGGATGCTGATCGAAGCCCGCAGGCACGAGCACTGTAGCGGCGAGATAGACAGGCCTTCCCCAGAACTTTGTGAGCAGCGGCGACTGAATGCGAATGCGGCGGACAAACTCGGAATCCGTGATGGGCGCGATGGGAGGGATTGCTTCAGTGAGAGCAATGTCGACATCGTGTTCCGGCTTGCCGTTCGTGCCGATTGTGATCTCGAAAGGCTTGCTGTAAAGATTGCCGGGGGCGATGTTCCAGTGCTGACCTTCGCCGCGATCGGGGGCGAGCTTGATCACGCGGCCATCGCCCATGTGGAACGTCTCATACAGGTTCAGCACGGCTTGCACGGTGTATTTGCCCGGCGGAACATCGCCAAGTCGCTGGCGCGGATACGCCGCTGCGGTGTCGTCGACCGTGACGGTGCTGCCGGGCTTGGCGCCGTCGAGCGTGATGCCAAAGATGTTTTGCGTGTTTGCGCCGAGGCTGATCTGCATGCGCGGTTGGGCATTGGGGTCATTCGAGAGCAGCAGGAGCAAGCGGCCATCGATAGGCCCGGGTTGAGCTGCGCGCTCTCCTCCACTCGCAAGTGGCCGCGCATCCTGCGGAATGTGAACGCGGAAACTCTGGGCGTGCAGGTTCAGAGCAGCGTTTAAGCACAATGCGAACAACAGGGCGACGGTACGTTTCGCATGCAGCGTAAGCATGCGAATGAGTGTATACGGGACGGCCACGCATCGGCATGGCCGTCACTCCGGGGCAATCAGTGCTTTCCTGAGCTCAATTCTTTGGCCAGGAGTTCGTATTGGTCAGAGGCGATGTAGTCTACATGGGCGGCTTGCGCGGCCCGCCAGCGGCTGCGTGCGGCCTCAAGCGAACCGAAATTGTAACTGCGGAACCACCCGTTGCAGCTCAGTTCTTTTTCGGTAGCTCCATCCAGCGTGTAGAAGCGAATCCAGAGGCCATTCGCGTGGGCGCGCTCGACAAGCGCGCGCAGACGCGCCATCTTCTCCGGCGTCCACTCCCCGGCATTGGGCTGGCCCGCGGCTTCCACTACACGCCACGGATTGTTCCACCAGCGCCGGTAGTTGTTGGCCTTTTCAGGATCGAGCACCTCGGGCGCCGCCTGCGGATTCTTGCCCTCGGTGTGGATGGCTCCAAAGGCGAGGACGCGCTCGTTGGGCTGTAATTCGTCGTAGAAGACTTTCTGCTGCGCATCAGGTTCTCCGGTAAGAACAAGGATCGGCTTCACGTCGAGAGGCTGGACAGTCCCGAGCGAATCGCCTTTCGGAGCTGAGGTGATCCAGTCCTGGTATTTACGCAACAGAGCGAGCACGCCGGCAAGGTGTTCCGGCTTGTTGTCTTTGAAGTCGAGATTGAGTGTGATCAGCGGCCAGTCGCCGTGA from the Occallatibacter riparius genome contains:
- a CDS encoding nucleoside hydrolase-like domain-containing protein, translated to MGALVASGFAQFGAPQPVDTFHGKPRAIIITDIGNEPDDQMSLVRLLLYSDEIDLEALIAATSTWQKAATHPETMHQLIAAFGRVRPNLLLHAKGWPEASQLDERVYTGQPAYGMDGTGAGNASAGSRALMEAMKRQDSRPLWICLWGGANTLAQALMDLRAEVSSEELNRIIAGLRVSSISDQDDAGPWIRKEFPSLFYVVNPSRANSDSYYAATWTGISGDIYYRNGEGADTSLVTNEWLDKKIRAKGPLGMVYPKFVFIMEGDTPSYLGLIDNGLNAYRRPDWGGWGGRYVCLQPYGETHAIWTQGGDEFFRRSSQDEVPGIDGKVHTSDQATIWRWREAYQNDFAARMDWTIKDFAHANHEPVVVVNGKEGTEPIEMEMKAGETVTLDATGTSDPDNNKLTYNWFLYPEAGLSGVNGADVSIAGNGNTTVKLTANSPCRAAWLKGMIPCRGDGVAHIILAVTDDGSPRLTQYRRIIVTVKPTRNQPF